One window of Quercus robur chromosome 5, dhQueRobu3.1, whole genome shotgun sequence genomic DNA carries:
- the LOC126727641 gene encoding pyrophosphate-energized membrane proton pump 2: MFMDNDVEGGNLGPYADRPRVFPSMRSKVHTPLIFRILMGINVRVLLVFLLLGLGAIFYVGAKTSPIIVFVFSICIMSFLFSIYLTKWVLAKDEGPPEMVQISDAIRDGAEGFFRTQYGTISKMALLLALVILGIYLFRSTTPQQEASGIGRSTSAYITVAAFLLGAICSGIAGYVGMWVSVRANVRVSSAARRSAREALQIAVRAGGFSAMVVVGMAVIGVAILYATFYVWLGVDLPGSMKVTDLPLLLVGYGFGASFVALFAQLGGGIYTKAADVGADLVGKVEQGIPEDDPRNPAVIADLVGDNVGDCAARGADLFESIAAEIISAMILGGTMAQRCKIEDPSGFILFPLVVHSFDLVVSSVGILSIRGTRDSGSKSPIEDPMAILQKGYSITIVLAVLTFGLSTRWLLYTERAPSAWFNFALCGLVGIITAYAFVWITQYYTDYKHEPVRTLALASSTGHGTNIIAGVSLGLESTALPVLVISVAIISAFWLGHTSGLVDESGNPTGGLFGTAVATMGMLSTAAYVLTMDMFGPIADNAGGIVEMSQQPESVREITDLLDAVGNTTKATTKGFAIGSAALASFLLFSAYMDEVAAFAQEPFKQVDIAIPEVFVGGLLGSMLIFLFSAWACAAVGRTAQEVVNEVRRQFIERPGIMDYKEKPDYSRCVAIVATASLREMIKPGALAILSPIIVGLLFRILGSYTGHPLLGAKVVAAMLMFGTVSGILMALFLNTSGGAWDNAKKYIETGALGGKGSDCHKAAITGDTVGDPFKDTAGPSLHVLIKMLATITLVMAPIFL, encoded by the exons ATGTTCATGGATAACGACGTTGAAGGTGGTAATCTTGGGCCATACGCTGACAGGCCAAGGGTTTTCCCCAGCATGCGTAGTAAAGTTCACACCCCATTG ATATTTCGGATTCTCATGGGAATAAATGTCCGTGTTCTTTTAGTATTTCTACTTTTAGGACTAGGTGCAATCTTTTACGTTGGAGCAAAAACTTCTCCAATCATTGTTTTTGTCTTCTCCATATGTATTATGAGCTTCCTTTTCTCAATATATCTTACTAAGTGGGTGCTCGCAAAGGATGAGGGGCCTCCTGAGATGGTTCAG ATATCAGATGCAATACGAGATGGAGCTGAAGGTTTCTTCAGGACCCAGTATGGGACTATCTCCAAGATGGCATTGTTGCTAGCACTGGTTATCCTTGGCATATATTTGTTTCGCAGTACAACTCCTCAACAAGAAGCTTCGGGCATAGGAAG GTCAACATCTGCATATATCACTGTTGCTGCATTTCTTTTGGGGGCTATTTGTTCAGGAATTGCAGGGTATGTTGGAATGTGGGTGTCGGTTCGAGCAAATGTTCGAGTCTCTAGTGCTGCTAGACGGTCTGCAAGGGAAGCATTGCAG ATAGCTGTTCGTGCTGGTGGTTTTTCTGCCATGGTGGTTGTTGGTATGGCTGTAATTGGAGTAGCCATCCTTTATGCCACAttttatgtttggttggggGTGGATTTGCCAGGTTCAATGAAGGTTACTGATT TGCCTCTTCTCCTTGTCGGTTATGGTTTTGGAGCTTCTTTTGTTGCTCTGTTTGCTCAGTTGGGTGGTGGAATTTACACAAAAGCAGCTGATGTTGGGGCTGACCTTGTTGGTAAAGTAGAGCAAGGAATACCTGAAGATGATCCAAGGAACCCTGCTGTGATTGCAGATCTG GTTGGAGACAATGTGGGTGATTGTGCCGCTCGAGGTGCTGATCTTTTTGAAAGTATTGCAGCTGAAATAATTAGTGCTATGATACTTGGGGGAACAATGGCCCAGCGTTGTAAAATTGAAG aTCCATCTGGCTTCATCTTGTTTCCTCTTGTTGTTCACTCTTTTGACCTTGTGGTTTCATCAGTTGGAATTCTTTCAATAAGGGGTACACGTGACTCTGGTTCAAAGTCTCCTATTGAGGATCCAATGGCAATTCTTCAAAAAGGATATTCTATTACGATAGTGTTAGCTGTTCTGACATTTGGTTTG TCCACCCGGTGGTTGCTTTATACTGAACGAGCACCTTCTGCATGGTTCAACTTTGCCCTGTGTGGGTTGGTTGGTATCATTACGGCATACGCTTTTGTTTGGATCACCCAGTACTATACTGACTACAAGCACGAGCCTGTACGCACATTAGCTCTTGCTAGCTCCACAGGTCATGGGACTAATATAATTGCTGGAGTCAGTTTGGGCCTGGAATCTACAGCTCTTCCTGTTCTTGTCATTAGTGTCGCTATTATTTCAGCTTTCTGGCTGGGTCATACATCCGGACTAGTGGATGAAAGTGGAAATCCAACTGGTGGGCTGTTTGGCACTGCTGTAGCAACAATGGGAATGCTCAGTACTGCTGCCTATGTTCTTACCATGGATATGTTTGGTCCAATAGCAGATAATGCCGGAGGAATTGTAGAGATGAGTCAGCAG CCAGAAAGTGTTCGAGAGATCACTGATCTTCTTGATGCGGTAGGGAACACCACAAAAGCTACCACCAAAGGATTTGCCATTGGTTCTGCTGCGCTTGCGTCTTTTCTTCTGTTTAGTGCGTATATGGATGAGGTAGCTGCATTTGCGCAGGAACCTTTTAAACAG GTTGATATAGCCATCCCCGAAGTTTTTGTAGGTGGATTGTTGGGCTCCATGCTTATTTTCCTATTTAGTGCCTGGGCCTGTGCTGCAGTTGGCCGAACTGCTCAAGAGGTTGTTAATGAAGTAAGAAGACAATTTATTGAGAGGCCTGGTATAATG GACTACAAGGAGAAACCAGATTATAGTCGCTGTGTTGCTATTGTAGCAACTGCATCTTTGAGGGAAATGATAAAACCTGGTGCTTTGGCTATTTTGTCACCTATAATTGTTG GTTTACTGTTCCGGATTTTGGGTTCCTATACAGGGCATCCTCTGCTTGGGGCTAAAGTTGTGGCTGCCATGCTGATGTTTGGAACAGTTTCGGGAATTCTTATGGCTCTTTTCCTGAACACATCTGGTGGTGCCTGGGATAACGCAAAGAAGTATATAGAGACAGGTGCTCTTGGAGGCAAAGGGAGTGATTGTCATAAAGCAGCTATTACAGGAGATAC TGTGGGAGACCCATTCAAAGACACAGCTGGACCTTCCCTTCATGTCCTCATAAAGATGCTTGCCACAATTACGCTTGTCATGGCTCCAATCTTTCTGTGA
- the LOC126727642 gene encoding uncharacterized protein LOC126727642, with product MEKPATPNALPQDKNGSAQKRKLLSAQELISQYESQGLDSQQASIKVIEELQNALFRVISSGRNRKDKLMIETSKKIDATNTRLAVLDMKVDSKPGFGETFAIGVASGVTLKGIGSVMPHVLEGLAQIWNSFWNVNKSSP from the coding sequence atggaaaaaccAGCAACCCCAAATGCACTACCACAAGACAAAAACGGCAGCGCCCAGAAGAGAAAGCTGCTAAGCGCACAAGAGCTAATATCCCAGTACGAGTCCCAAGGACTTGACTCACAACAAGCTTCTATCAAAGTCATAGAGGAGCTCCAGAATGCCCTCTTCAGGGTCATCTCCTCTGGGAGAAACAGGAAGGACAAGCTCATGATTGAGACTTCTAAAAAGATTGATGCCACAAACACAAGGCTTGCTGTTCTTGACATGAAGGTTGATTCCAAGCCTGGGTTTGGTGAGACTTTTGCTATTGGGGTTGCTTCTGGTGTGACCTTGAAAGGGATTGGAAGTGTCATGCCTCATGTTCTTGAGGGTCTTGCTCAGATTTGGAATTCTTTTTGGAATGTCAACAAGTCTTCACCTTGA